In a genomic window of Canis lupus familiaris isolate Mischka breed German Shepherd chromosome 13, alternate assembly UU_Cfam_GSD_1.0, whole genome shotgun sequence:
- the HGH1 gene encoding protein HGH1 homolog yields MGEARGGAGAGASGGGLSPSAPRMPEAGAEAEVATLLPFLAPGARADLRAEAVRHVLALTGSGPGRALLAGQALLLRALVELAAAPAPAPARDAARALVNLAAEPGLHEPLLEAEPALPARLLGRALDPEWPWAEEAAAVLANLSREPAPCAALMAALAAAGPGGSGLERLVRALCTPGYNARAPLHYLGPVLSNLSQRRAARAFLLDPDRCVVQRLLPLTQFPDSSVRRGGVVGTLRNCCFEHRHHEWLLGPKVDILPFLLLPLAGPEDFSEEEMERLPVDLQYLPPDKQREPDADIRKMLIEAIMLLTATVFGRQQVRNQGAYLILRELHSWEPEPDVQVACEKLIQVLIGDEPEQGMDNLLEVQVPEDVERQLQRLDQQEQEQHSRKHPEELAPEPQAQGAAPT; encoded by the exons ATGGGGGAGGCccgggggggcgcgggcgcgggcgcgtcGGGGGGCGGGCTGTCTCCCTCAGCGCCGCGGATGCCGGAGGCCGGCGCGGAGGCGGAGGTGGCGACGCTGCTGCCCTTCCTGGCGCCCGGGGCCCGGGCGGACCTGCGGGCCGAGGCGGTGCGGCACGTGCTGGCGCTGACGGGCTCCGGGCCCGGGCGGGCGCTGCTGGCCGGCCAGGCGCTGCTGCTGCGGGCGCTGGTGGAGCtggcggcggccccggccccggcccccgcccgcgaCGCCGCTCGCGCGCTCGTCAACCTGGCCGCGGAGCCTGGGCTGCACGAGCCGCTGCTGGAGGCTGAGCCCGCGCTGCCCGCCCGCCTGCTCGGCCGCGCCCTGGACCCAGAGTGGCCCTGGGCGGAGGAGGCGGCCGCCGTGCTCGCCAACCTCAGCCGCGAGCCGGCGCCGTGTGCCGCGCTGATGGCCGCGCTggcggccgcggggccggggggctcGGGCCTGGAGCGGCTGGTACGCGCGCTCTGCACGCCCGGCTACAACGCCCGGGCGCCCCTGCACTACCTGGGGCCGGTGCTCTCCAACCTCAGCCAGCGCCGCGCCGCGCGGGCCTTCCTGCTGGACCCCGACAG GTGCGTGGTCCAGCGGctgctgcccctcacccagtTCCCAGACTCCTCGGTGCGCAGGGGCGGGGTGGTGGGGACCCTGCGAAACTGCTGCTTCGAGCATC GACACCACGAGTGGTTACTTGGGCCCAAAGTGGACATTCTCCCCTTCTTGCTGCTGCCACTGGCTGGGCCTGAGGACTTCTCTGAGGAGGAGATGGAGC GGCTGCCTGTTGACCTGCAGTACCTGCCGCCAGACAAGCAGCGGGAGCCTGATGCTGACATTCGAAAGATGCTCATTGAGGCCATCATGCTG CTGACAGCCACAGTGTTTGGTCGGCAGCAGGTGAGGAACCAGGGAGCCTATCTGATCCTGCGTGAGCTGCACAGCTGGGAGCCAGAGCCCGACGTGCAGGTGGCTTGTGAGAAGCTCATTCAG GTGCTCATTGGGGATGAGCCAGAGCAGGGCATGGATAACCTGCTGGAGGTACAGGTGCCTGAGGATGTGGAGCGGCAGCTGCAGCGGCTCGaccagcaggagcaggagcagcacaGCCGGAAGCACCCAGAGGAACTGGCCCCAGAGCCACAAGCACAGGGGGCAGCGCCCACCTGA
- the LOC482089 gene encoding testis-specific serine/threonine-protein kinase 5-like isoform X2, which produces MKGSARQKLDQLNFMEQVRECRDNGYLLSSRKIGSGAFSKVYLAYATHERLRHNPKLASDLRGKRHAMVAIKIISTAEAPVEFSQKFLPREISSLNATYKHLNVVQLYETYQNSRRSYLVLELAARGDLLEHINSVSDHRCRPGLEEDEARGLFWQLVSAVAHCHSSGIVHRDLKCENILLDDRGLLKLSDFGFANRSGLKNSLLSTFCGSVAYTAPEILMSKKYNGEQADLWSLGIILYAMVTGKLPFKERQPHRMLHLMRQGPTFRPGMSPGW; this is translated from the exons ATGAAGGGCAGTGCCAGGCAAAAGCTGGACCAGCTAAACTTCATGGAGCAGGTGCGCGAGTGCAGGGACAACGGCTACCTGCTGTCTTCCAGGAAGATCGGCTCTGGGGCTTTCTCCAAAGTCTACCTGGCCTACGCCACACACGAGCGCCTGCGGCATAACCCCAAGCTGGCCTCCGACCTGCGGGGCAAGCGCCATGCCATG GTGGCTATCAAGATTATCTCCACTGCCGAGGCCCCCGTGGAATTCTCCCAAAAGTTCCTGCCCCGTGAAATATCATCACTCAATGCCACCTACAAGCACCTGAACGTG GTGCAACTCTATGAGACCTACCAGAACAGCCGGCGCTCCTACTTGGTGCTGGAGTTGGCAGCCCGCGGTGACCTGCTGGAACACATCAACTCAGTGTCCGACCACCGCTGCCGCCCGGGGCTGGAAGAGGACGAGGCCCGCGGGCTGTTCTGGCAGCTGGTCAGCGCTGTGGCCCACTGCCACAGCTCTGGCATCGTGCACCG GGATCTAAAGTGTGAGAATATCCTGCTGGATGACCGAGGCCTCTTAAAGCTGAGCG ACTTTGGCTTCGCCAACCGGTCAGGCCTCAAGAACTCGCTGCTGAGCACCTTCTGTGGCTCCGTGGCCTACACAGCCCCTGAGATCCTCATGAGCAAGAAGTACAACGGGGAGCAGGCCGACCTGTGGAGCCT GGGCATCATCCTTTATGCCATGGTCACTGGGAAGCTGCCCTTCAAGGAGCGCCAGCCCCACCGCATGCTGCACCTGATGCGCCAGGGCCCCACCTTCAGGCCAGGCATGTCCCCAG GCTGGTAG
- the LOC482089 gene encoding testis-specific serine/threonine-protein kinase 5-like isoform X1, producing MKGSARQKLDQLNFMEQVRECRDNGYLLSSRKIGSGAFSKVYLAYATHERLRHNPKLASDLRGKRHAMVAIKIISTAEAPVEFSQKFLPREISSLNATYKHLNVVQLYETYQNSRRSYLVLELAARGDLLEHINSVSDHRCRPGLEEDEARGLFWQLVSAVAHCHSSGIVHRDLKCENILLDDRGLLKLSDFGFANRSGLKNSLLSTFCGSVAYTAPEILMSKKYNGEQADLWSLGIILYAMVTGKLPFKERQPHRMLHLMRQGPTFRPGMSPECQDLIRGLLQLRPWARLDLQQVAAHCWMLPIAHALFCTMLSSPPEKPAKSQLPAALDHMEPGRDSQPPRLLQRLQRPQHRGPHHESASGPMPERPDAVPTRGAGSAQLGLQSTVAASVGVGASW from the exons ATGAAGGGCAGTGCCAGGCAAAAGCTGGACCAGCTAAACTTCATGGAGCAGGTGCGCGAGTGCAGGGACAACGGCTACCTGCTGTCTTCCAGGAAGATCGGCTCTGGGGCTTTCTCCAAAGTCTACCTGGCCTACGCCACACACGAGCGCCTGCGGCATAACCCCAAGCTGGCCTCCGACCTGCGGGGCAAGCGCCATGCCATG GTGGCTATCAAGATTATCTCCACTGCCGAGGCCCCCGTGGAATTCTCCCAAAAGTTCCTGCCCCGTGAAATATCATCACTCAATGCCACCTACAAGCACCTGAACGTG GTGCAACTCTATGAGACCTACCAGAACAGCCGGCGCTCCTACTTGGTGCTGGAGTTGGCAGCCCGCGGTGACCTGCTGGAACACATCAACTCAGTGTCCGACCACCGCTGCCGCCCGGGGCTGGAAGAGGACGAGGCCCGCGGGCTGTTCTGGCAGCTGGTCAGCGCTGTGGCCCACTGCCACAGCTCTGGCATCGTGCACCG GGATCTAAAGTGTGAGAATATCCTGCTGGATGACCGAGGCCTCTTAAAGCTGAGCG ACTTTGGCTTCGCCAACCGGTCAGGCCTCAAGAACTCGCTGCTGAGCACCTTCTGTGGCTCCGTGGCCTACACAGCCCCTGAGATCCTCATGAGCAAGAAGTACAACGGGGAGCAGGCCGACCTGTGGAGCCT GGGCATCATCCTTTATGCCATGGTCACTGGGAAGCTGCCCTTCAAGGAGCGCCAGCCCCACCGCATGCTGCACCTGATGCGCCAGGGCCCCACCTTCAGGCCAGGCATGTCCCCAG AATGCCAGGACCTGATCCGGGGTCTGCTGCAGCTACGCCCGTGGGCACGCCTGGACCTGCAGCAGGTGGCTGCTCACTGCTGGATGCTGCCCATTGCGCACGCACTCTTCTGCACCATGCTCAGCTCACCACCAG AGAAGCCAGCCAAGTCCCAGCTGCCAGCAGCCCTTGACCACATGGAGCCTGGCAGAGACTCACAGCCTCCGAGGCTGCTCCAGCGACTCCAGCGTCCCCAGCACAGGGGACCTCACCACGAGAGTGCTTCTGGCCCAATGCCCGAGCGCCCAGACGCAGTCCCAACAAGAGGTGCAGGGTCTGCCCAGCTGGGGCTCCAGAGCACGGTGGCAGCCAGTGTGGGGGTGGGTGCCTCCTGGTAG